The Propionispora hippei DSM 15287 DNA window GCTCCAGCACCCGTTCGATGCCATTTTCCGAAATGACGCACGGCAGGCTTAAAGCCACATCGGTCACGCCATATTGGCCGTCCAGCACAATGGAGACAGGCAGTATGCACTTTTCATTGCGCATGATGGCGGTCACCAAGCGGCAGGCGCTTAAAGCCACGCCGGAGCTGGTATGCCCCTTCAAAGCCAGGATATCGAAACCCACGGTTTTCATATCCTGCAGAATTTTATCCTTGTCGATTTTTTCCGCTAAACCGAACTGTTTTTCAAAATCATCAAAAGCGATTCCCACGATATTGACGGTATTCCAGGGAATAAATGCCGCAGCACCGTGTTCGCCTAATACATAGCCTGTCACATTTTTCGCATCAACCCCGCAAATGTCGCCCAGCATCTTATTAAACCGGGCCGTATCCAGCAAGGTCCCGGTGCCAATAAGCTTTTCCCGCGGATATCCAAAACGGGTCTGCGCCACATAGACCAGCACATCCAGCGGGTTGGAAACCAAAATGACAATCGCCTCCTTAGTATATTTTGTAATATTGTCCATCACTTCCGATAAAATAGCCACATTTTTCTCTAATAGTACCATGCGGTCACCATTATTGCCCTGTGTAATATTGGCGCCCGAGGTGATGATGATAATTTTGGCATCGGCGCATTCTTCATAGCCGCCGACCCGGATCGACGTATTGGCACTATACACAAAGGCGGTTGTATGGCTGGCATCCAGCACTTCGCCCCGTGCCTTATCCTGGTTGCGATTGATCACCACAATATCATTGACTATGTTTAGCCGCAGCACCGAATTCAAAATGGCCGACCCCACATTGCCCGCCCCGATAATAACAAGTTTTCCGCTTTTCATTCCACACCCTACTCTCCTTATCTTATGGCAGGACTCTATACCTGTCTTCCTCTGTCTATAACACGCCATAAATTTGAATATAGAATATTCCGCTGTTCCGGCCAAAATCCTGCCGCAGTAATCTGGTAATTCATACCGCCAGCCGCATTTCTGCCAAGAACTATTAATGATAAGGCACAAATGTTCGCATTGTACCTGCATCGAGCATATAGAAATTTTGTAAACATACAACTTTTAACGACATATAATTTACAAACGTTCATATTTCAAAATATTGATAAAATAATAATCCTGGTCTATAATTATGACCAGAGAAACTACCTATCGCGCAATACATAAGAATAGTGATAATTCGGATAAAATCAAACTTTTTTACATTTCAGATAGCAACAGCTATTATTTGCAATTGTTCAAATATAGATATATTGATAATATGATTCATCAAAGGAGGCTGTCATGAAAAAATTCATCGACGATCCCCGTCTCATTTTTAAATGCTGTAGTCTCTACTATGATGATCAGCTCAGCCAGCAGGACATCAGCGAATATTTAGGCGTCTCCCGTCCCTCGGTATCCCGGATGCTCAAGCTGGGTAAGGAACAGGGATTTGTTAAAATCGAAGTAACCAATCCCTACAATATCAAATTCGGCAAGCTGGAGCGGGAACTGGAAAAAAGGTACGGCCTGCGGGAAGCCGCTATTGCCGAACCCAGCCCTGCGGAAACGGCCAACGAGCGAATCAGTCTCAACGTGAGCAAAGAAACCGTCAATTTTCTGATTCGCACTCTCGAAGACGGCGACGTGGTCGGCGTCTCCATGGGAATGACCCTGCAAAACGTCCTGCGAGCCGCCCGCCAGTTGGAAGAACCCATCCGTTGCAAATTCGTACCCATTCTCGGTGGTATCGGCGCCAGTCGGCTGGACATTCACTCCAACTATATCGCAAGCGAATTTGCCCGGCTATTCGGCG harbors:
- a CDS encoding L-lactate dehydrogenase, producing MKSGKLVIIGAGNVGSAILNSVLRLNIVNDIVVINRNQDKARGEVLDASHTTAFVYSANTSIRVGGYEECADAKIIIITSGANITQGNNGDRMVLLEKNVAILSEVMDNITKYTKEAIVILVSNPLDVLVYVAQTRFGYPREKLIGTGTLLDTARFNKMLGDICGVDAKNVTGYVLGEHGAAAFIPWNTVNIVGIAFDDFEKQFGLAEKIDKDKILQDMKTVGFDILALKGHTSSGVALSACRLVTAIMRNEKCILPVSIVLDGQYGVTDVALSLPCVISENGIERVLELPLDEKGQGELDHCVSHLKGILRTLTAGNSNAGGQ
- a CDS encoding sugar-binding transcriptional regulator; amino-acid sequence: MKKFIDDPRLIFKCCSLYYDDQLSQQDISEYLGVSRPSVSRMLKLGKEQGFVKIEVTNPYNIKFGKLERELEKRYGLREAAIAEPSPAETANERISLNVSKETVNFLIRTLEDGDVVGVSMGMTLQNVLRAARQLEEPIRCKFVPILGGIGASRLDIHSNYIASEFARLFGGDCAQFFSPAIFSDVNVLEGFLKEESVQSVLRLYRSISTIIMGIGIPQRGGSTLMETGYVSGETLDKFVEAGAVGDILLQFYDQDGQCEQFMSFNRRVAGMPFKQLKKVQKRIGIAGGAVKALAVRGAIRGGFINTLVTDFDCATALLAL